A region of Paenibacillus sp. JNUCC-31 DNA encodes the following proteins:
- a CDS encoding transglutaminase domain-containing protein — MLLLIVAASLLQGWSRGASRSAGRLFGFLMDGIMAVIGILLSIGLTLWLAPYVQQWLSVHAADMPNRELNRWEQMYYTLITAIADFPLMRFAVLFVLSYGFIRLILGLLSSLIFSRRYSSGEQESRPKGFFSRFTGAVIGTVIGSVRGMIVIAVLFMIVSLYPGSMFSRYVEASPIYMQGAKSVIEPLSGTFIKDKLPVFTQAVQKELSGILQRKYEVIDHNIPADIESAAKEIVKGQTTDEAKARALYDWVGSRIQYDYGKVDDYEQKGIWHEQTPQNTFDTRQGVCIDYARLYAVMARSQGLEVKVVTGLGYNGQGGYGPHAWNEIYLSDSESWIPLDPTWAISGDWFNPPNFADTHLKDQSA; from the coding sequence ATGCTGTTGCTGATTGTGGCCGCTTCATTGCTGCAGGGATGGTCCAGAGGAGCTTCACGTTCGGCTGGAAGACTCTTTGGTTTCCTCATGGATGGTATTATGGCGGTCATCGGCATTCTATTGTCCATCGGTTTAACATTGTGGCTGGCGCCATATGTTCAGCAATGGTTGTCTGTACATGCTGCAGACATGCCAAATCGTGAGCTGAACCGATGGGAGCAGATGTATTATACATTGATTACGGCCATTGCTGATTTTCCGCTGATGCGGTTTGCCGTGTTATTTGTACTTAGTTATGGTTTCATCCGATTGATTCTCGGATTGCTCTCTTCCCTTATTTTCAGCAGAAGATACAGTTCAGGAGAGCAAGAGAGCAGACCAAAGGGATTTTTCAGCCGCTTTACGGGTGCTGTGATTGGTACAGTCATTGGATCAGTCCGCGGGATGATTGTGATTGCCGTGTTGTTCATGATTGTCAGTCTCTATCCGGGCAGCATGTTCAGTCGCTATGTAGAAGCTTCGCCCATTTATATGCAAGGGGCCAAATCGGTCATAGAGCCATTATCCGGTACATTCATCAAGGATAAGTTGCCGGTTTTTACTCAGGCGGTTCAGAAGGAACTGAGCGGAATCCTGCAACGCAAATATGAAGTCATTGACCATAACATTCCGGCGGATATTGAATCTGCGGCAAAAGAAATTGTGAAGGGTCAAACAACAGATGAAGCCAAAGCTAGGGCATTATATGACTGGGTAGGTTCTCGTATTCAATATGACTATGGTAAAGTGGATGACTATGAGCAAAAGGGCATATGGCACGAGCAGACGCCACAAAATACATTTGATACACGTCAAGGCGTATGTATCGATTACGCTCGTCTATATGCAGTCATGGCTCGTTCGCAGGGGCTTGAAGTTAAAGTGGTCACAGGCCTTGGTTATAATGGGCAGGGTGGATACGGTCCGCATGCCTGGAATGAAATATATTTGAGCGATTCGGAAAGCTGGATACCGCTTGATCCCACTTGGGCGATCAGTGGCGACTGGTTCAATCCGCCTAACTTTGCCGATACCCATCTGAAAGATCAATCCGCTTAA